The Gemmatimonas aurantiaca T-27 DNA segment CTCACGTGTCCTTTCACGGTGTCCTCCGAGATGGCGAGGCTGCTGGTGATCCGCTTGTTGGACAAACCACCGGCCACCAGGTGCAGGATCTGCAACTCCCGTGACGTGAGGCCTTCCTCACCGGAGTGCTCGGCCATCTGCCCCGCGACTTCAGGATCCACGTACTTGTAGCCAGCGAACACCTTACGGATGGTGTCGAGCAGATCGCGCCGCACGTGGTTCTTGAGCGTGTAGGCACGCGCCCCGGCCTGCATGGCCTTCTGTGCCCGCGCGTCACCGGAGTAGGTGGTCAGCACCACGATGCGCGCCTGGGGGGCATGACTTCGGATTGCTTTGATGGCATCCACGCCGTCCATGTCAGGCAACTGCAGATCCATCAGCGTCACATCGGGGCACAATCGTTGGTGTGCGGCAATGGCCTCAGTGCCGCTTTCGGCCTGACCGACGACCACGATGTCGTCCCGATTGGCGATGAGCACCGCGATTCCGTCGCGCAGCAATGGATGATCGTCGACGATGAGGACGCGGATCGGTTCAGCCATGTTCACCGTCGCGATCTCCGAAACGCCACCATGCCTGTCGTGCGCCGCGGCGGTAGGCCACGGCCGCCGGCCTGGAATCATACGGCGCGACTTCCTGTTCCGAAGAGCGCAGCTCACCGACCGCCTTGCGCGCTTCGTCAATCACTTCTTCACCCTTCAGCAGCGTGAGATCGAGGACCGGGACCGCGCGCCCGGGTTCATCGGGCAACAAGTCGCGCACCGCTTGCAGGTGAAACATGAGCCCCTGGAACTCCTGCAACAGCCGGTCGTGTAGTTCCCGTGCCATCCGACTGCGCTCCGCCCAACGCTCCTCCAGTCGAGCATGGTACACATTCTCCAGTTGACGCACGCGCATACGATATGCCATCCCGAGCGCCCCGGCCAGCGTCAGGGCGGCCAGCAGGGCTATCAACAAGGTTCGCGCATCTCGCATGACCGAGGGCTGAGGGGACCGACTGCACAATCCATAGTCGTCACCGCCAGGGAGCGCTACCACCACGATCGTGGTGGTAGCCGGCCCCACCGTTCCCTCAGGCGCCACGCAGTGGCCTGGCCTACTGTGGGTGGCAATTCGGTACCGGGTACCGGCGATGTGGCCACGCACGAGGAGCGGTCGACGATGAGTGGTGAACGAAGTGGGACTATTGGTGCGCGATTGCAGGGTGTGCAGCATTTCGGGCTGACGGTCCGGGAAATGGAGCGCGCATTTGCGTTCTACACGGAGGTACTGGGCGGCACCGAAGTCATGCGCGATGGCGACTTCCATGGCGAACGCATTCACAATACGCTGCTCGCCGACCAGGACATCGAGGCCCGGGTGCGCGGCGTGAACCCGGGGTCGATGGGCATTCCCGACCTACGCGGTGGTGCGCAACGTCTCGACGTGCGCTTCATCCAGTTCGACAACGTGGTCATCGAGTTGCTGCGCTACCGCGACGCTGAGGACTCACCGTCTGGTCAGTCGAGCTTTGCCGAACCGCTCGATCATATGAGTCCGGCGTTCCCCCGTATGATGCACATCTGTTTCCATCTAGGGGACGACGTCGACTTCAACCAATTCATTGCCGACCTCGAAGCTGAATCGGAACGACGCGGCATGACGCAGGTCCGTGCGAATCGGATCGTGACCGTGCACACCGAACAGGCACGACGCGACGCGCCCGTCGAGGCCAACAGCAACGCCATCACCGAAGGCCCGTCAAACGGCTGGACGCTGATCTACTGCAAGGGCCCGGAAGGAGAACAGCTCGAGTTCGTTCAGGCCATCGGTCCAGTGAAGCGCACGTTCGAGGACGCACTTGCCGCGCGACGCGCCGGCATACGGTGACGCCTCTCAGTGAGCTCAAGTCCGCGGCCGTGGTGGGTGCCACGGGGCTCGTGGGTCGTGAGTGTCTCTCGTTGCTCGCCGCGCTGCCGGCGTTTGCCAGCGTCACGGCGTTGGTTCGTCGACCCCATGCGGACGACGCGCAGCACGTGAAGCTTCGTACCGTGGTCGTGGATTTCGATCATTTGGAAGCACAAGCAGAGCATTTTGGCGTCACGCACCTATTCTGCGCGCGAGGTGCGCGCCGGGAATTCCGGCTGACCGAACGACTCGCGGCGAGCATGTCGTGGGCATTGCCGGCCACATATCGGGCGGTGGACGTGGTGGATGTCGCGCAGACCCTTGTGGATGCTGCCATCGAGGACAGGCCCGGCATCCGTGTGATCGAGAATGCCAACATCCGACGCTTGGCGAAGGAGGTTTGACGTGCACGTATGGCGCAAGGCGGCCGGTATCACGGCACTGTTGCTGACCGCAACAGCGACCTATCTCGTTGCGTGGCCCATTCCGGCAGAACCGGTGGCATGGTCACCACCGACCGCACCAGGCTATGAGGGGCCGCACCAGGTCAATACACGACTGCGTGCGCTCCAGCACATCGCGATAGGTGACGAATTCGGTCCGGAGCACATGGTCATTGGACCGGATGGCAAGCTGTACGCGGCCATGACGAGTGGCGCCCTGTTGCGCATGGGTCCTGACGGCGGCCATCAGGAAGTGTTTGCCAACACCGAAGGCCGTGTTCTCGGATTTGCATTCGATTCGACCGGGCGGATGTTCGCAGCAGATGCCATGCGCGGTGTGCTCGCGATCGATTCCAGCGGACGGGTCGAGATGGTGACCGACCGAGTGAGCACCGACGACCCCATTCGTTATGCCAACTCGATCGTGGTGGCGCCGGACGGCAAGGTGTATTTCACCGATGCGTCCGGGCGATTCGCGCCACGTGACTGGGGTGACACCTACGAAGCCAGCCTGCTCGACATTCTTGAACAGGCCTCCACCGGTCGGGTGCTGGTGTACGATCCGACGACGTCGCGCACCGAGGTGGTAGCGCACGGCCTGTCGTTTGCCAACGGTATCGCACTCTCGGCCGACCATCAGTCACTGTTCGTGTCCGAAACCGGCCGCTATCGGATCTGGAAGATCGACGCGCAGGCCCGTGCACTCGATGTGCGCACCGATACGCTGCGCGCCCGCCCGCTGTTCAAGAACCTGCCCGGCTATCCCGACAACCTGATGCGAGGTCGCGATGGCCGGATCTGGGTCGGACTGTTCCGCCCGCGCAATCCGGCGGCCGATGGATCCGCGCAACGTCCGTTCGTGCGTGCGATCCTGCTGCGCCTGCCGCGATTTCTCATTCCGGTCGGCAAACCGTACAGCCATGTCTTTGCCTTCGACGAAGTGGGCCGTGTGACGGAAGACCTGCAGGATCCGAGTGGAGCCTATCCCGAAACCACCGGCGTGACCGAGACGGCAGATCGTCTGTACATCCACAGCTTGCACGCCCCCACGATCGGATGGCTCCCGCGATGACACCACACGTGAATGGTCTATACTCGATGCGATGCCCCACGATGCGGCTCACGCAGACCGCCTTCGTCGCCTTGTTCGTAGCATTGGCGGCCTGCGGCAAGCACAAGAAACACGCCAGACTCGGCGCGCCGTCGGCACCTGTCACTTCCGGGGTCGTCAGCGAGCGCGATCGTGAGACGCTCTATGTATTGCGCAGCATTCGTGAACCGCGTGCGTTCACGCCGGGAGGCTGCACGGCGCAGCGCGCAGGCTTCGAACCTTCCGCCACCGACGGCGAGCGTCACTTCTCCTTCTGGAGCGTGGAGACGAATACGACCGATGGGCAGGTGCGGAATGCGCGTGCCTCGCGTGTGGCCACACTGCACGGCTGTTTTGGCGCGACGCCGGATCGCGTACGGCAACACTTCTATGCCGAGATCGCCTTGGGGAGCCTCGCGTTCAAGGGACGCGGTGAGTGTGTCGCGCTGGCGATCGACGTGCCGGAGCGTGGGCTTATCCCCGTGCGGTGTCACCTGATCCTCAGTGATCTGCCAGCGCCCTATGTGGGGGGCCTACTCACCACCAACACACTGACCAGCAACGCACCATTCGGTGGGGATACGGACCCGGTAGGGTATGCCCAGGCGTCGGTGGCCACACTGCGCCTGTGGAAGACACGATGAACCTGCAATCACGAGAGCACGATATGAAACACCTCGATCCGGCTCACATGCGCACTGGACTCCGCGTCCATGCTATCGCCTTTGTTGTCGGTATCGCCGCGATGCTGATCATCAATGTGTTGACCGGTGCGCCGTACTGGGTCGCATGGGTGGTACCGGGATGGGCCATTGGCTTGCTGTCCCATTGGCTCTCTGTCCGTCGCCCCCTGGCTCGCTACGACCAGCAGGAGCGTGCGCGATGACGAAGTACCTCCGAATTCTCGGCGCACTGGCATGGACGCTCGTCGCCACCACACCCACTCATGCACAAGGGAGCAACGCCGCGATGAACATCGTCCTCGTTCACGGTGCCTGGGCCGACGGCTCAGGATGGCAACGCATTCACGACATCCTGCGCGCGAAAGGTCATCGCGTGAGCATCGTACAAAACCCGCTCACCTCACTCGCCGACGATGTGGCGGCCGTGAACCGCGTGCTGGCCAGGCAGGACGGCCCCGCCTTGTTGGTGGGCCACTCGTACGGCGGGGCGGTCATCAGCGAGGCCGGAGGCGCGGCCAATGTGGCGGGGCTCGTGTACGTGGCGGCGTTTGTGCCAGACGCCGGCGAATCGGTAGCGTCGCTCACCGAAGGCGGAGCGCCCCCACCGCTGCAACCCTCGGCGGACGGTTTTCTTTTTTTCGATCCAAATATCTTTGCGCAGGCATTCGCGCCAGACTTACCAGCCGCACAAGGCGCCTTCCTTGCTGCCGCGCAGATCCCGCCGGCGGGCGTGGCGTTCGGCACGCCCATCTCCAAGCCGGCGTGGAAGACCCGGCGCAGCTTCTACGTGCTGGCCACTGACGATCGTGTCATTCCCCCCGCCGCGCAGGAACGCATGGCAGCGCGCGCCAACGCGGTCGTCACCAGGGTGAAGGGCAGCCATGCCGTCTACATGTCGCAACCAGAGGCCGTGGCTGACGCGATCGACGCGGCGGCCCGCGCTATCTCGGGCAAGTAGAACGCGTACGCCGTGTGCGGTTGGCGCTCCACGCAGAATGATGTGGATCAGGCAACAGGAGAAGCTGGCCTGTTGGCTCGCATCGCTGTCCATCGGAGCGCCCACCCCACCAAGACAAACGTGATCAGCATGCCCAGCACATAGAGCATGACCGTACCATAGCCGCCAACCAGCGCAGGGTTGAAGAATGGATAGGGATACCACCCGATCTGCGCGCCGCGCAGCAGCGTGTACACCACATACGCGAGTGGGAACGAAAAGAAGACCAGCAGGTCGCGTGACGTTGGCGATCGCGTTGGTGGGGTCAGCAGCCAGTCCATCACCATGACCACAGGCATCAGGTAGTGGTGCACCGTGTTGATCCACGGCAACAGCCCGCCCAGATCCACATTGCGCAACAGTGTCACGAAGACGAGGCCCACCACGGCCATGTACAGCGTCGCCGCGCCTCGTGCGCGGTCGTACCAGACAGACACCGCCTGCTGCCGCACGCCGAAGTACGCGGCAATCAGCAACACGCTCCCTGCGATCCCGTTGGCGAGAATTGTGAAATAGCTGAAAAAATTGAGAAGCGGGAAGCCGGCGTCGAAATGCCGCGTGAACTGGATCACGATGGCCGTCCACGTGAGAACGCCGAGCCCGAGCCGGGCCGCGATACCTGCGGGATGCGAGAGCATAGTCGGAGCCGGAGGGAGAGGATTCATCACGGGAACATGTGCATTGAGTGCTCAGTGGTGCTCGTTAGCCGCCACCCGGACCGAGAACCAACCCACGCAGAAAGGTACGCATGGACCCTTCCACAGCATCTGCATGGCGATAGTGGAGATAGTGTGTTGCTCCCGGCATCGTGATCACCACACCTTGGCGCATTTCGGTTTGAAAGCGCGTCATCTGTCGGGTTTCGTATTCTTGTTGTGCGGTCAGAACACGAAGAGCGGCAACACGATTGGGTTCATCAAAACCTGCAGCGCCGGGAAACAAATCCTGCAGTGATGCATGTGGGGCATAGATGGCCAGTGCCGGTGCTTTCACACGCGCGTACTCTGATCGATTCGTGCCTTCGTAGACGCGACCTGACTCGTTTGGCGCGGGGAGGAGCTCCAACCGTCCGGTGGGTCCGAATTGACAGACCGCACGTACGTCCGCTTCCACGGGCTCGTATTCGAAACGCCGCGGCCAATAGGCCATCACCGATTGCACCGACGCCGAATCAGCGCGTGTCATCGGTGGCGGTTCCGACTGTGCTGGATACGGCGGGAATTCGCCAGGCGCATCGCTGCCGTACGAATACGCCTCCAGGTAGACCAGCGCGATCACTCGATCAGGATACGCCACCGCAAAGTGACTGAGCTCATCGCCGGCGATCGAATGACCAACCAGCACCGCCCGTGAAATGCCGAGGCTGTCGAGCACGGACAGAATGTCATGTGACCGCGTGGCAGAGTCATAGCCGCTATCCGGGCGACTCGACGCACCAAAGCCACGCCGGGTAATAGCAATCGGCCGAAACGCGTCCCGAAAGCGAGCCGCAAAATGATCGAAGGCGTGGCCGGTATCGCCCAACCCGGCCAGGAAGACGATGGGCGTGCGCGTCGGGTCACCCCAATCCAGCACTTCGAGCTGCACGCGCGGCGCAACGAATACCATCGTGACACGATGCGATGCCGGATCCACCCACGGGCTGGATTGCGCCGGGGTACATGCCGCCAAAGCCATGCCAAGGGCCACCGACGCAAGCGACCGGTGTCGCCTAGTGCTGCGTGGCCGCGAGAATCCGCAGAAGAATCTGTTCCGAACGCCGCTGTCCATAACCTCGCCCATAGGCGCTGGACGTGATCGCAATGACAAGATCATGCGCAGGCACCAGGTAGATTTTGTTGCCGCCGTTGCCGGATGCAAAGTGCACCGTGATCGACTTGCCCCCGATCTCGTACGACTTCGAATACCACATATAGCCATACGCGTCGGCAAACGGATCGACGGCCGAGATCGCAACATGCGGCGCCAGCGCGTCCCGGACCAACGCACTGTCGATGACCTGACGGCCCGCCACACGACCGCCTCGCAGGAACAGCTCACCAATTCGGGTCATATCGCGAGTGGTCATGGAGAGATTGCCCTGCCCCACGCCTTCGCCCTTGGGACCGCGACGCCACGCGAACCTGTGGATACCCAGTGGGCCAAAGAGATGCTTGGCGGCGAAGTCCTGAAGCGACAGGTGCGAGGTATGTTCCACCATCGCCCCCGCCAGAAAGGCGGTAAACGACGAGTACACGTATCGCTCCCCGGGCGGCGACGTCATGGGCACCGTGCGGGCAAACGCGATCCAATCGACACTCTCGTCCATGCGGTCTTCGTTGCCGACGGACAACGAGTCTTCATCATCCGAATCGAGACCGGTGCGCATCGTGAGCACCTGGCGGACCGCGATAGGCGCCGTCGCGGAGATCATGCTGTCTGGGAGCAATTCGCTGATCGGCTGATCGAGGTTCTTGATCAGCCCCTGCTGCAGCGCAAGAAGGACCAGCGCGGAGGTGATGCTCTTCGTGGCCGACCGGATGTCGTGCAGCGACGTCGAGTCGTCACCGTTGAAGTACCGCTCTGCAACCGTGCAGCCGTGGCGCTGAACGACCACACCCTTGATGTTGCGCGTGGTATCACGGCCCAGATCTGTGAACAGGCTATCGATGACGGCCACCTCGACCGAATCGCCCGCCAGGGTCGGACAGCTCACGATCCCGGGCGTGCTTGATGGCGCACAGGCGGTGGAGGCGACGACGCACAGGAACAACAGCACGACGCGCTGGGCTGGAATGCGCAATTTCATATGGAAGAATGTTCGTCGTACACAACAGCTTGCTGGCGTGAGCTCGCCGGGCATTGGAAGTTCCAATCGCTCGCCGCATCACCCCGTGTCAACACGCGTCACCTGGCACACCCTCCCATGACCTCCAGCGCGCCGATCTTTCGTTCGCTCGAAGCCCTGCAACAGCACCTGGACACCCTGCCACCCCCGGCGCCGGGATGGCGGCGGGTCTACCGCGGGCAAACCAAGGACTATCCACAGATGATCCCGAGCGGCGTCCGACGTCGCACGCGGGAATACTGGAGCCTGTGGCATCGCCACGCCATGCTCGTCGCCCCGTTCGAGTCCGACCTGGCATTGGCCGAAGCGAAAGGTGTGCCATCGACACTCGACATGTTGTCGTACTGGGTTCACGCCATCGCGCAGCACTACGGTGGCGACTCGAACTACCTCGATGTTACCAGCGATATCCAGTCGGCGCTCTGGTTTGCGCTGTATCAGATGGTATCCAAGGAAGGGACCATCGTGCTGGGACCGGGAACAGCGCCCGATCCGGTGCATGATGTCCCGGTGAAACAGACCTTCTGGCGATACGAACGGTGGGAAGAACCCGCGTACCTCTATGTCTTCGATGTGCCGCCGTGGGACGGGAAGGGGCCGCTGGAACATGGCACCCTGATCGACGTCGCCGCACAGGCACCGCACCTTGTGAGCGACTCCACTCGCATGGCCGTGCAACGTGCATCGCTGCTGTATGCCGACAGTGATATCGGCGATCTCACGAGCTTCTACGTCACACCACCGTTGCGGGTGGCCTGGCCGATGGAAGGCGCGGAACGCCTCTCACACGGAACGCTGGAGATCTTCCCGCCGCCAACAGTCGATCCCTGGTATGAGATCTTCCTGCGTCAGCCCCTCACGATCGTGCCCACCGCCACCGATGCCGTGCGGTACGCGCATCCGATACCCGTGGCACTCTACCTGTACGACACGCCTGCGGAGCGCAACGATCTGATCGCGCGCCTGAACATGGAACAACCACCGCTGGCCTCACGTGGAATGCGTGAGATGATGGTTGATGGCGGAGCGGACGCCGGAACGCTGGCCCGTTTCGATGCTGCCACGGTCATCTACTGCGAAGCCGCACTCCAGGCACTGCTGCAGACCCGGCGAAGCAGCTCGTGGCACTCGGCATTGCTGATGTCCGACCTCCCGTCGAATGCCGACACACAACAACTCGGCAGCGACGAGTCCGCGGGGGCTGTCGACCTGATGAACGTCATCTTCGAGTTCAGTCCACTCGAATCGATTGCCGCGGCCAGTGCCTACAACACCAGCGCCGTCGACTACGTGCGCGCACTTTGGGTCGTCCGAAACGAGAACACCATACTGGTCGTGCCATTCATCCAACAGGCAGACGGTCCTGGCGTGACCACATCGCCGTTTCGTGTGGTCCAGGAGGCGAACGCTCCCGGTGGCATGGCGTTCTACGCCGGTGAGAACCCCATTCCTCACGAAGTCGCCGGCTTTCTCGTCGCACCCGTTCGCGCCGCCCTGTTCGCACTGCGCAGCCTTGCCCGCGGCGAGAAGATCCTGCCGAATGTGCTTGCGTCTTTCGATCCGGGGGAAGCCAACGGCAAGTTTCTGGCCGGTGTCGATGAAGCCACAACGACACTGTGCCTGGCGACCGTGCGCCCGTTCGATGTGCCGTTGTACGTGCTGAGGCAGGAAGGTGAGGTGTTCTTCGGCCCCGGGAAGAGCACCACACGGTTGTTCGTGGTGCCAGCGACGCAGCCGTTTGGGTCCATCCCCGTGAACGAACTACGCGAACGGGCGAAAGAAGCAAAGTGAAATGCCTGGTGTCGATGGGCGACGGTGCCGTTCAGCGACTCACAAACCCGACGGCGCGCCAGGTGTGGCAATCGATTCGCAACAGCTCGCTCGCGCGCGCGCCGTAGGCCTGCGCGGGTATTTCGTAGTCGCCAAGTCCGGGTATTGAGCGCACCAATCGCAGGTCAGCGCCAATTCGCGGATCGCGCAGTGGGCTCCGGCACACTCCCTCGGATGCTTCCACTCCAGTGGTCGGCGGAACGAACTGGTCGGGAGCATCAATGACCGGACGAACTCGTGCGGCCTGCGACAGGCCGTGCGCACGTGCGCAACCCGCCGTTGCCACCAGGACAAGGATCACAGAACTGGTGCGAAGCGCCATAAGAACAGGTCCGGTCGACACATGATAGTGATTACGCGATGCGCAGATTCTGACAAACGATGGCAGGGCAATACCCTCCCGACCATGGTCCGCTTGTATGAGTTGTGCTCGCGATGCGCCATCCGCCAACGAATGGCGGCCTTGCTCGCCATCGGCCAGATTCAAGGTGCAACGCCCCTCCCCCCTCCCCTCCGCTGGAGACGTAGATGAAGAGAATGCTGGTGGCCCTGTTGACCATGCCGCTGCTCGCGGCGAGTGCCTCAGCGCAGGCAGGAGCAGGTGGCGCGGGTGGTGGTGCCGGAGGAGCGGGCAACGCGCAGGCTGCGGCGGCACGGGCGGCCGCGGCCAACAAACCGCGCACCATCGAGGGCATCAACACGGTCTGGCTCGAGGAACTCACGCAGCCAGAATTCCGCGACATGCTCAAGGACGGCTACACCACCGTGCTGATCATGACGGGTGGCGTCGAAAACAACGACGGCAACCTCTCGATGAACAAGCACAACATCAACAACCGACTGCACGGCGAACTGCTGGCCCGGAAGATGGGCAAGACACTGGTCGCTCCGCTGGTCACACTGGAACCCGGCAATGCCGGCAATACCATTCAGCCCGGTCGTGCGGGCCCAATGATCTCGCAGGCCACGTTTATCTCGCTGCTGTACGACATGGGCAACTACCTGCGCAGCATGGGTTTCAAGGAGATCTACTACCTGGGTGACAGCGGCGGAAACATGCGCGGTCAGCAGGCGGCGGCGGATTCACTCACGAAGGTCTACGCCGACAGCCCGGACCGGGTCTACTTCAAGCACATCGCCGAGTACTACAACCACACCAGCGTCGTGCAGCCGTATATCCAAAACGAGCTCAAGATCCCCGAAGGGATCAAGATCGGGGCAAGCACGGGCACGAGCGGTCTGCACGAAGAACTGAGCATCGACGCCACCCTGGCGCTCGCTGACCCGGTGTCCATCCGCTACGAGCAGCGCAAGAAAGTTGGCCAGGACGAGATCAATGGCATCAAGTTCCAGTCACTCGCCTGGCTGCAGGACCTCGGCCGCAAGATCGCAGACTTGCGTGTGAAGACCACGCTCGACGCGATCAACGCCTACCGGGCGACGTTGCCGAAGCCGTGATCGCAATGACGTGGTAGACAAAACGCCCCACCGATATCGGCGGGGCGTTTTCATTTGGCGGGTGTCAAGCGAATGATATCGCTTACAGGCTTGGCGGAGGCCGGCGGATGCGGAACTCCCCATGCGAGCTGCGCTGCAGCCCGCGCATCTCTTCCACGATGGCGGCCGCTTCGGTGTTCTTTCCGCTGTGCAGCGCCGCATGCAGTTTGCCGGCCGTATCGATCAGCTTTTGGAGTCCGACTTTGTAGTCGGCCACGAACTTCGCCTGATCGGCTTCGGGCACCTGCGCCTTCTTTTCGGGCTCGAACGCCAGGGCTTCCTTGGCGTTGGTTTCGAAGATCGTGAGCTGCTCCATCGTGCTCGCGTTCTTGGTCGAATCCGCGATCTGCTGGCCGATGGTGCGGAAGGCGGCATTCATGGCCGCCATGTGCTTGCCAAGCGGCGTCTTGGGTTCGCTGGGCTGCTGGGCCTGGAGTGCACTGGTGGTGAGTGCGAGCGCCAGAACGGTGAGAGTGCTCAGGTGCCGGAAACGCAGAAGCATGGCGAGTGTGTGCAGTGTGAATCGGGTCCCGGTCGACAGCCCCATGATGCCGCCTGGATGCCCGCGTGTGGTGGTCTCCCTACCATGTTACGCCGCGGTGGCCGAAGCGGAAGCGGCTACCTCTCCGGGAGTGACACGACACGCACGGCAGTCCCATAACAGAGCACCTCGGTCGCGCCACTCATGATCTCGGTGGCGTCGTACCGTATGCCGATCACAGCATCGGCTTTGGCCATCAGGGCCTGCACGAGCATCGTGTCGAACGCCTGCTGGCGTGTGCGTTCGGCCAGCGTCGTAAAGAGGGAAATGTTGCCACCGAAGATGGTCTGGATGCCGGCACCGAACGTGCCGATCAGCGACCGCGAGCGCACCACAACCCCGCGCACAACGCCCAACGATGCCACGATCCGGTAACCGGGCAGGTCGAAGGCCGTGGTGGTCATGTCGTACGGGAAGTCGGATGCCTGAGAATGGATGATGTCCGTCATGGCTCTATTCTACTGCCCATCCTGGGTTCTCGGCGGCGAAAGCGTACGACGCCGCCATGATGGGACGAAAGGCAACAACCTGAGCGTCAGAGGCAATCGGACGGGGTCGGCTTGCGGACCATGCGAATCCGATCGACTTGCATCTCGTAGGAAGCGCCTCCGGTGAAAGCGCTCATCCACGGCCCTCGAAGGGTACCCTCCCATTCCACGTAGTACGTGGAGACATAGTACGCGGAGGAGGAGTCTGGCTTCGGCCACGGTGGGCTGCTGTCCCGCGCGACCCTCCTCTCCGGCGCCAACGATCAGTGTATCGAAGCGGAGATAGCACCCGAGCTTCCGATCACCGGTGCAAACGAAGGACACCGCCTGCTGTCCTTCCGGAAGATCCGCGAGAACGTACCGGCCGACACTGTCGGGACTGGTACAAACAGTGCCTTTCCCGTGGGGAGGACTGAGGTCCACCTCGCGACAGATCTTTGTTCTGACGATCGGCCGCCTCGTAGACGAATCGAGGACGACACCACTGACTCGCGCCGTACCGCGCGGCCACACCGGCTGCGCGGGTAGCGCAGCGGCGCTGAACATCGCGAGGACGGCCACGATGCAACAGATGAGACTGCTCAACTGGAAGTTGATTGTCATGAGTACTGAATCTCGGCTCTCTCCTCCACCAATCTATCGCCGAACCGTGACGTGGAGATCAGATTGCCATTGTCGATGCGCATGTTTCCTGGAAGACGCCAGGCACTGTGCGAGTCGTTGAGCGCCCTCGGAACCGCCGGGCACGTCGCGATATCACCAGATGACTGGAACCAGCAACAATGGCGATCCCCACGCTCGCATACTGGCAGCGCAAAACGAGCAGTGTTCTCCACTCTCGCAACAATCCACTCATCACGGACATCGACACGCTGCTGACCGCATTCCACTCCAATGGGAAGTCCGATACCCAGAAGCAGAAAATTCTGATCCTGATGCTGTACATCTGCACCGAATGGCTCGTGACCAAGAGCAAGAACAATTGGCGCCGCCGGTATGTCAGTGATCTGATTGGCGAGATCGAGACTGAACTGCGCACCCCGGCGATGGTGAATGCGGTCCAGAGTCGGGTTGGTGCTGCCGACCTGACCATGAAGGAGAACCCAATCGAGATGCTCCAGCCG contains these protein-coding regions:
- a CDS encoding response regulator; translated protein: MAEPIRVLIVDDHPLLRDGIAVLIANRDDIVVVGQAESGTEAIAAHQRLCPDVTLMDLQLPDMDGVDAIKAIRSHAPQARIVVLTTYSGDARAQKAMQAGARAYTLKNHVRRDLLDTIRKVFAGYKYVDPEVAGQMAEHSGEEGLTSRELQILHLVAGGLSNKRITSSLAISEDTVKGHVSNILSKLDANDRTHAVTLAIRRGVIQI
- a CDS encoding histidine kinase, with translation MRDARTLLIALLAALTLAGALGMAYRMRVRQLENVYHARLEERWAERSRMARELHDRLLQEFQGLMFHLQAVRDLLPDEPGRAVPVLDLTLLKGEEVIDEARKAVGELRSSEQEVAPYDSRPAAVAYRRGARQAWWRFGDRDGEHG
- a CDS encoding VOC family protein, which produces MSGERSGTIGARLQGVQHFGLTVREMERAFAFYTEVLGGTEVMRDGDFHGERIHNTLLADQDIEARVRGVNPGSMGIPDLRGGAQRLDVRFIQFDNVVIELLRYRDAEDSPSGQSSFAEPLDHMSPAFPRMMHICFHLGDDVDFNQFIADLEAESERRGMTQVRANRIVTVHTEQARRDAPVEANSNAITEGPSNGWTLIYCKGPEGEQLEFVQAIGPVKRTFEDALAARRAGIR
- a CDS encoding SMP-30/gluconolactonase/LRE family protein — translated: MHVWRKAAGITALLLTATATYLVAWPIPAEPVAWSPPTAPGYEGPHQVNTRLRALQHIAIGDEFGPEHMVIGPDGKLYAAMTSGALLRMGPDGGHQEVFANTEGRVLGFAFDSTGRMFAADAMRGVLAIDSSGRVEMVTDRVSTDDPIRYANSIVVAPDGKVYFTDASGRFAPRDWGDTYEASLLDILEQASTGRVLVYDPTTSRTEVVAHGLSFANGIALSADHQSLFVSETGRYRIWKIDAQARALDVRTDTLRARPLFKNLPGYPDNLMRGRDGRIWVGLFRPRNPAADGSAQRPFVRAILLRLPRFLIPVGKPYSHVFAFDEVGRVTEDLQDPSGAYPETTGVTETADRLYIHSLHAPTIGWLPR
- a CDS encoding 2TM domain-containing protein, producing MRTGLRVHAIAFVVGIAAMLIINVLTGAPYWVAWVVPGWAIGLLSHWLSVRRPLARYDQQERAR
- a CDS encoding alpha/beta hydrolase, translated to MTKYLRILGALAWTLVATTPTHAQGSNAAMNIVLVHGAWADGSGWQRIHDILRAKGHRVSIVQNPLTSLADDVAAVNRVLARQDGPALLVGHSYGGAVISEAGGAANVAGLVYVAAFVPDAGESVASLTEGGAPPPLQPSADGFLFFDPNIFAQAFAPDLPAAQGAFLAAAQIPPAGVAFGTPISKPAWKTRRSFYVLATDDRVIPPAAQERMAARANAVVTRVKGSHAVYMSQPEAVADAIDAAARAISGK
- a CDS encoding Pr6Pr family membrane protein translates to MLSHPAGIAARLGLGVLTWTAIVIQFTRHFDAGFPLLNFFSYFTILANGIAGSVLLIAAYFGVRQQAVSVWYDRARGAATLYMAVVGLVFVTLLRNVDLGGLLPWINTVHHYLMPVVMVMDWLLTPPTRSPTSRDLLVFFSFPLAYVVYTLLRGAQIGWYPYPFFNPALVGGYGTVMLYVLGMLITFVLVGWALRWTAMRANRPASPVA
- a CDS encoding alpha/beta hydrolase, which produces MVFVAPRVQLEVLDWGDPTRTPIVFLAGLGDTGHAFDHFAARFRDAFRPIAITRRGFGASSRPDSGYDSATRSHDILSVLDSLGISRAVLVGHSIAGDELSHFAVAYPDRVIALVYLEAYSYGSDAPGEFPPYPAQSEPPPMTRADSASVQSVMAYWPRRFEYEPVEADVRAVCQFGPTGRLELLPAPNESGRVYEGTNRSEYARVKAPALAIYAPHASLQDLFPGAAGFDEPNRVAALRVLTAQQEYETRQMTRFQTEMRQGVVITMPGATHYLHYRHADAVEGSMRTFLRGLVLGPGGG
- a CDS encoding serine hydrolase domain-containing protein gives rise to the protein MKLRIPAQRVVLLFLCVVASTACAPSSTPGIVSCPTLAGDSVEVAVIDSLFTDLGRDTTRNIKGVVVQRHGCTVAERYFNGDDSTSLHDIRSATKSITSALVLLALQQGLIKNLDQPISELLPDSMISATAPIAVRQVLTMRTGLDSDDEDSLSVGNEDRMDESVDWIAFARTVPMTSPPGERYVYSSFTAFLAGAMVEHTSHLSLQDFAAKHLFGPLGIHRFAWRRGPKGEGVGQGNLSMTTRDMTRIGELFLRGGRVAGRQVIDSALVRDALAPHVAISAVDPFADAYGYMWYSKSYEIGGKSITVHFASGNGGNKIYLVPAHDLVIAITSSAYGRGYGQRRSEQILLRILAATQH